The Spinacia oleracea cultivar Varoflay chromosome 2, BTI_SOV_V1, whole genome shotgun sequence DNA segment CATTGATCAAAATGCTGTGTTGCACGCCTCATGATTCTTTGATTCGTGATCATGCTGTTTCTCTCACAGCTTTTCTACAGACACAGATAAAGGCTTCACCAGATCTTGACAGCAGCGACAGAATGATCAATGAGATTGAGAAACAAGCAGGATTTACAGTATGTTCGGATAACAATATTAATTTGGCCTTGGAACAACTGGGTGAGAGTGGTAACTTAGGCAGTGGTAATGGTAGGTTGCTAAACAAAGGGACTGGTGAAAGAGGGTCATGTGATGTAAGTGCATTTCATGATGAAATGGAGATTGACCCCTCATCTATATGTGTCTCACCTTCTGGTTTATTTGCCACGCATGGAGTTCTACCCGCTGATATTCTGTCAGTAAACGGGGACAAAACTCTTCTGACAGATTCCCATCTTATGATTGAGAATGACGCTTCTGAAGATCGTGACATCTCAAATCAGGTTTTTCCTCAAGATATGATGGAAGGACCTTTATCTACAGAGTCTCCAGAACTGTGTTCGGTTATCAATCATGATTACGATGATTACAGGGACAAAGTTACTGAATCATTGGATTCTATTGATGACAATACTGTTCTTAAGTTCTATAAGAGGCCAAAAACCTCACTAAAGAAACGGAAACTCACAAATAAAGAGGATACAAGGAAAGATTCAAAGAGAGATGATAACTGAACATGGTCATTGACTTGTTTGATGGTCAAAAGCCAGAACTTTTTTGAAAGTGTTGGTCTCATGTTGAGGTTTTTGTTATAACTGTTTCTGAGCAGGGAAGATCTCTAGTCTACGATGTCAGATTGTCAGGTCTCAGATGTGGTTGCCGTCCTCGAGAATCAACTAGTTGACGATTCTTTTGTTCCATATTACGGTCAATAGGTGCTGTTATGAGAAGTTCTGAAGACTCGGCAAGTCCCTGACAGGATGTTGACGAGGGAATTTTTGTAGCTATGGAGGAGCAACCAAGCGAGTAGTGGGTAAACTGGGAATCATCTTGTATAATCTGGAAGTTTAGATCTGTGGTAAAAGTAGAATAGAAATATTTTCCGGTTGGAAGTTTTGTAGTTTACTTTGTGAATAGTTTAATTTGAACAGTAAAACTTAGCCTACATGTCAACATTAAAATCTTGTTATGAATTCCATCCATACACTGTCCTAGGAGTGTAAGGTTCCGATACGATTACTTAAATTGAAATGAATAGTTTGAGTAATATGGTCATTGATCCGAAACACATCCAGGCAACAATTACCCTCCATGTAACATTGTTCTTTATTGGTCATAATTATTACCACTTAAAACCACATATTAGCTAATTAATTCTCTTAATCAATATCCCTTTGTTTATAAGAGTAACAAGTAGAAGTGGAGTCATAATGTTTACGAACGTCATCTCCTTGGATTGAAGTGGTTTTGAGAGGCTTCAAAAAAACAAACCCCtgtaacaaaaaaacaaaataaaaacagaaaaGTTCCAATATGGGACACTTTAACTTCAAATAAGGCAGCAAGTCTTTGAACAATATGTAACTAAATATGCTGTACTTTATCCAAATGTACAAGAAAGATTACTGTAAGACTGCAGCAGCCTTAGTCTTAAACGTTTCAGGATGGTATTTTATGGCGAGCAGAGAAGCCTTTAGACCGATGACTAGCAGTGAACAACAATATACAGCATCCTGAGTCGTTAGCCGATAGATTGGCATCCATGCACTCTCCTCGAGGCTCGAGCTGTCTTCACAAGCCAATTTCATGATCCCATCATCATGTTACCAACACTTCAACTGTACAGCAACTATGATCGGGATAGCTAGGCTCTCAAAGCTTGTTATCACATGAAAGAAAGCATTATTACTCATGCAATTAGCAATTACAAAGAAATATACGATGCTGCAAggacaaataaataaacaacaCAAACAGCAACAACAATACCAAAACTTGAAGCCAAATTATATTAGACAACTTAGTGGGGACAAATTGGAGAAGTCGTAAGAATATCACAGTCAGAAACTAATACATTGAGATTTGACAAAAAGCATGATCACAGTATATGGTAGCATAGCAGGTAAACACTAGAATCAACAATGTGAAGAAAGAAAACCTAACTTTTATTCATTTCCAGCAGCAGCTTTTTCTTCCTTCCCAAGAGCAATTACAAGTTTCTTCAAAATTGCTTCAGTTGGCTGGTGAGCATTCTCAACTGCCTTTGAAATCGATTGCCATCTCTCACCATGCTTGGGCTCCGCAGCAGCACAATGTTTCAGCACACCCTTCTGAAGTTCCTCGGTTCCATGCTGAAGTTCAAATTTGTAGTACAAAGCCCAGAAATCCCCGATATCTGGAGCAAGTGTCACTGCCCTGTTGAACCAGCTCCTTGCTTTGTCCACCTTCCTGTCATGCCAAAACAGCTTAGCCACAGCAGCAATGACATGGGGATCCTTGTCACACTTAGTAAGCGCATCTGAGCTTTTTGTTTTACGTTGAGGGCGGGGAACAGTCTCAATTTGAGCTGCCCATAATATACCACTGTTGGGACATTCTTGAAGAGCCTTTGCCAACATGTTATCAGCCTCTTTCTTGTTCCCATGCCTAAGTTCAGCTCTAACAGCAGCAAGCCACAGTTCAGGATTCTGAGGATTCCTTTTCCTAGCCATAGTCAGAATTGCTCTAGCTTTATTCAGCCCAAACATCTTCTCTTCGAGTTTTGCAAGTGAAAGCCACAGAGGAATGCATTGTGGGCAGTTCTTTTGACCAGATGCATAAGCTTCTTTAGCCTTCGCATGCTCTCCAAGCCGCTCATGAAGTTGTCCAAGCATCAACCACAATTTGAAGAAGGATGGGAAGTGTTGCAAGCCTTCATCAAGCAGCCTCTTCTCTTCTGCAACATTACCAAGTTCTCTCTCAGCTATGGCTGATTTCATCCAAACTCTTTCACTACCCCCTCTTTCTCGGGCCTTAGCAAGGAGTATTTTAGCTCTTTCAGGTTCATGGTTTTCAAATTCGAGCTTAAAAGCAGCAAGCCAAATCTCCTCAGAGTTTGGAATAGCAGCATAAGCTTCTTGAAGAATTGCTCGAGCAGCAGGCACATCACCAGCAAGCCATTTTTCTTTTGCACCCATGAGCCAAAGAACTTCAGCTTGGGGAACATAAGTAACTGCCCTTCGAAGTAAAGCGTCAAGAGAATCCCTAGTTCCATGACTCTTCTCCAGTCGTGCTGCTTGAAGCCATATACtcttctttgtcaagaataCGGAAATAGCATGAGCATATATAGCCCTTGCAGTTTCAACAGACCCTCTCTTCTTGCATTCTTCAGCATCAGCCACCCATGTTCTCTTCCTATCTTCTTCCTCAACCCCAACACCAACAGTGTGCTTAATTATAGCTTGGCAAGTGAAAACAGACCCAGCACGCTCGGCGGCCTCGGCTTCTCTCATCCAAGCTTCTCTGTCAATATCAACTCCCTCTCTTTGTAGGGCCCTGATACCCCTGTCTATGATCTTCTCAACTGTTGCAGTGCTTCCGTTTGCTTCTTCCAACTTTGCAGCAGTAATCCAAATAGCTGGCTCCTTTGGAAGCTTCTCCCTGGCCCTATTAAGCACTTTCCTCGCTTTATCATATGTTTCCAGCCTAGCAAGAGCAAGCCATAATTCCACATGCAAGGGGCAGCACTCCACAGCCCTATAAAGCAATACACTAGCTTGGTCTTCATCAGCAAGCTCAACAACTGCCTTCCACAGCCTTACTGAATCAGATATATGTTCAAGCCCCTTTCTTAGCACCCTACTCTTCTGTAGAGTATCTTGCTCCAATTTAGCAGCCTGAAGCCACAACTTCACAGAATTAGGAATTGCTTTAACTCCCCTAGCCATCACAGCCTTGGCATCATCTGGGCTCGCCAAACGGCATGCTTCCAGCCATACATCCTCATTCTTGGGACACTCCTCGCATCCCTTCTCAACTAACACTCTAGCCTCCTTTATCTTGCCAGCAACCTCCTCAAGCCTCGCAGCCGCTATCCAACCAGGAGCGTGCTTTGGATTCGTTTGTATGACAGATTTCAACAATAATCTAGCCTTCTTAATATCTGATATCTCTGCATCACTAGTAAGTTTCATACTTTTAAGATCAGTTAAGTACCCTTTTGGATCAACAACTGTCTGCCCAGACACAGAATCAGATAGCCTATCAAGCTTCAGTGACAACACAGTACCCCTACCCTCACCAACAGCAGTCAAATCCGTAACAGGGGTTTGCGCCCAAGGTGTCTCCGTCCCACCAACACCCCTACTCTTCGGATCAAGAGCTGTAACATGCTCTTTCTCCTGCCTAGCCTTCTCAAGAAGCGTATCGGGCAC contains these protein-coding regions:
- the LOC110802838 gene encoding protein STABILIZED1 is translated as MVYLRTFDNKTLVLDVNPNSTTLGNLHQTITDRLGLPIERQCLLSSSKRLIGDFNCIISDLGIRLNSTLSLYVPLCGGMQAPVQSKSNLDFMYLKPPSNYVAGLGRGATGFTTRSDIGPSRPVMDMPDRSATPIGSAPPPDMGMGRGRGRGQVQGQGRGKGGDEGEEEEGEDKGYDENQNFDEFEGNDVGLFASAEYDEDDKEADAVWEAIDVRMDSRRKDRREARLKEEIEKYRASNPKITEQFADLKRKLHTVTAEEWDSIPEIGDYSMRNKKKRFESFVPVPDTLLEKARQEKEHVTALDPKSRGVGGTETPWAQTPVTDLTAVGEGRGTVLSLKLDRLSDSVSGQTVVDPKGYLTDLKSMKLTSDAEISDIKKARLLLKSVIQTNPKHAPGWIAAARLEEVAGKIKEARVLVEKGCEECPKNEDVWLEACRLASPDDAKAVMARGVKAIPNSVKLWLQAAKLEQDTLQKSRVLRKGLEHISDSVRLWKAVVELADEDQASVLLYRAVECCPLHVELWLALARLETYDKARKVLNRAREKLPKEPAIWITAAKLEEANGSTATVEKIIDRGIRALQREGVDIDREAWMREAEAAERAGSVFTCQAIIKHTVGVGVEEEDRKRTWVADAEECKKRGSVETARAIYAHAISVFLTKKSIWLQAARLEKSHGTRDSLDALLRRAVTYVPQAEVLWLMGAKEKWLAGDVPAARAILQEAYAAIPNSEEIWLAAFKLEFENHEPERAKILLAKARERGGSERVWMKSAIAERELGNVAEEKRLLDEGLQHFPSFFKLWLMLGQLHERLGEHAKAKEAYASGQKNCPQCIPLWLSLAKLEEKMFGLNKARAILTMARKRNPQNPELWLAAVRAELRHGNKKEADNMLAKALQECPNSGILWAAQIETVPRPQRKTKSSDALTKCDKDPHVIAAVAKLFWHDRKVDKARSWFNRAVTLAPDIGDFWALYYKFELQHGTEELQKGVLKHCAAAEPKHGERWQSISKAVENAHQPTEAILKKLVIALGKEEKAAAGNE